From a single Prosthecobacter sp. genomic region:
- a CDS encoding TROVE domain-containing protein — protein MKFNILKKRPRADTLNLAGGEAFTETPKLELASIMLTSMLKDEFYRTADATAQRLRELITAQNDKRFVAKAALYARKEAGMRSVSHLTAAELAKSVKGEAWTARFYDRVVHRPDDAIEILACYRGAHGKTIPNSLKKGLGRALARFDEYQLAKYRKDRADLSLVDVVNLVHPPATEALGKLVKGTLAPAQTWETKLTQAGAAAQSEDELAGLKREAWSELIRMRKLGYFALLRNLRNVLESAPEAVNDALAMLRDEKLIRKSLVLPFRFQTALDAVQASHLPRAADALAALSDAVDSSLANVPSFPGRTLVALDGSGSMVGRPLQIGSLFAATLLKANDADVILFSDGAKYVTLNKRDSTLSLAQWLQGQAQSAGTNFHSIFQCADRAYDRVIILSDMQGWVGHQAPVDTFRHWKQRHRCDPKVFSFDLNGYGSLQFPERQVCCLAGFSDKTLETLKLLDTDPGALIRVIEAVEL, from the coding sequence ATGAAATTCAACATCCTCAAGAAACGTCCTCGCGCCGACACGCTCAACCTCGCGGGTGGCGAGGCGTTCACCGAGACGCCGAAACTCGAGCTCGCCTCGATCATGCTCACGTCGATGCTCAAAGATGAGTTCTACCGCACGGCCGATGCCACCGCGCAACGCCTGCGCGAACTCATCACCGCGCAGAACGACAAGCGTTTCGTCGCCAAGGCCGCTCTGTATGCCCGCAAAGAAGCCGGCATGCGCAGCGTGAGCCACCTCACGGCCGCTGAACTGGCGAAAAGCGTGAAGGGCGAGGCGTGGACGGCGCGGTTTTACGATCGTGTCGTGCATCGTCCCGATGACGCCATCGAGATTCTCGCGTGCTACCGTGGTGCGCATGGCAAAACGATTCCGAACTCGCTCAAAAAAGGCCTCGGCCGCGCCCTCGCGCGTTTCGACGAGTATCAGCTCGCGAAATACCGCAAGGATCGCGCCGACCTCTCGCTGGTCGATGTCGTGAACCTCGTTCACCCGCCTGCCACGGAAGCGCTTGGCAAACTCGTCAAAGGCACGCTCGCACCGGCTCAAACGTGGGAAACCAAACTCACGCAGGCCGGTGCTGCGGCGCAGAGCGAGGATGAACTGGCCGGTCTCAAACGCGAGGCATGGTCGGAACTCATCCGCATGCGCAAGCTCGGCTACTTCGCCCTGCTGCGAAACCTGCGCAACGTGCTCGAATCCGCTCCGGAGGCCGTGAACGACGCCCTGGCGATGCTGCGCGATGAAAAACTCATCCGCAAATCGCTCGTGTTGCCATTCCGCTTCCAGACGGCGCTCGATGCCGTGCAGGCGAGTCATCTGCCACGTGCCGCCGATGCGCTCGCGGCCCTCAGTGATGCCGTGGACAGCTCGCTCGCGAACGTGCCATCCTTCCCAGGCCGCACGCTTGTCGCGCTTGATGGTTCCGGCTCCATGGTGGGTCGTCCGCTGCAAATCGGCTCGCTGTTTGCCGCCACGCTGCTCAAGGCGAACGACGCGGATGTCATTCTGTTCAGCGACGGCGCGAAATACGTCACGCTGAACAAGCGCGACAGCACGCTGTCGCTGGCGCAGTGGCTGCAAGGCCAGGCGCAGTCCGCCGGCACCAACTTCCACTCCATCTTTCAGTGCGCAGACCGGGCGTATGACCGTGTCATCATCCTCTCTGACATGCAGGGCTGGGTGGGACACCAGGCGCCCGTGGACACGTTCCGCCACTGGAAACAGCGCCACCGTTGCGATCCGAAAGTGTTCAGCTTCGACCTGAACGGTTACGGTTCCCTGCAGTTCCCAGAGCGCCAGGTTTGCTGCCTGGCTGGTTTCAGCGACAAAACGCTCGAAACCCTGAAACTGCTCGACACCGACCCAGGCGCACTGATCCGCGTGATCGAGGCTGTGGAGCTTTAG
- a CDS encoding sugar phosphate isomerase/epimerase family protein: MIKLTGIADEAGASLDVQIQAHQELGWDSIESRGVEIDGVKGNLHEIPDDVFDKVVARLAEKNMKISGFGSLIGNWAKKITDDFSITEAEISRAIPRMQRLGAKLIRVMSYAVCKDESGKDLEEQFAPERIKRMNEVNKRFADAGLTVVHENCMNWGGMSPTYVKRMAEAVPGMKWVFDTGNPVFIDDRDKPGHKQDSWEMYQAVKPFMAHVHVKDGIWDKAKNDAVYTFPGEGEGQTERIMQDLVETGYEGYISIEPHVAVVFHGAGAADDLSPEQKAKEQYDSYIKYGRMLEAMLKRVGAKLG; encoded by the coding sequence ATGATCAAACTCACCGGCATCGCAGACGAAGCAGGCGCATCCCTTGATGTGCAAATCCAGGCCCACCAGGAACTCGGCTGGGACAGCATCGAATCACGTGGCGTCGAAATCGACGGCGTGAAGGGCAACCTGCATGAAATCCCCGACGACGTGTTCGACAAAGTCGTGGCACGTCTGGCCGAGAAAAACATGAAGATCAGCGGCTTCGGTTCGCTCATTGGCAACTGGGCCAAAAAAATCACCGACGACTTCAGCATCACCGAAGCGGAAATCAGCCGCGCCATCCCGCGCATGCAGCGTCTGGGAGCCAAACTCATCCGCGTGATGAGCTACGCCGTGTGCAAAGACGAAAGCGGCAAGGATCTGGAGGAGCAGTTCGCTCCCGAGCGCATCAAGCGCATGAATGAAGTGAACAAACGCTTCGCCGACGCCGGCCTCACCGTCGTTCACGAAAACTGCATGAACTGGGGCGGCATGAGCCCGACCTATGTGAAACGCATGGCCGAGGCCGTGCCCGGCATGAAGTGGGTCTTTGACACCGGCAACCCCGTCTTCATCGACGACCGCGACAAGCCCGGCCACAAGCAGGACTCGTGGGAGATGTATCAAGCCGTGAAACCCTTCATGGCCCACGTCCACGTCAAAGACGGCATCTGGGACAAGGCGAAGAATGACGCTGTCTATACCTTCCCCGGTGAAGGCGAAGGCCAGACCGAGCGCATCATGCAGGATCTCGTTGAGACCGGTTACGAAGGCTACATCAGCATCGAACCGCATGTCGCCGTCGTTTTCCACGGCGCGGGTGCCGCGGACGACCTCTCTCCCGAACAGAAAGCGAAAGAGCAGTACGACAGCTACATCAAGTACGGCCGCATGCTGGAAGCGATGTTGAAGCGTGTGGGCGCGAAACTGGGATGA
- a CDS encoding RtcB family protein encodes MKTQDLIRLGVPQGAALKSGMEFIANFIRQGGEPARLEEELGAIIAKPESFLGDPLREAFARDLYAPAYKQRDVLAPWAQWGSGLDAAAVQQMANACALPVAVAGALMPDAHVGYGLPIGGVLATENCVIPYAVGVDIACRMRLTVYDRKASTIAGQKDRLANILEDETRFGIGSTFKDRRNHDVMDEDWDVSPITRRHKDKAWSQLGTSGSGNHFVEFGSFTVSAEEAVALKESGFDINAGEYIALLSHSGSRGAGAQVCQHYSRIAMDRRYDLPKELKHLAWLTFEEEAGQEYWAAMNLMGRYAAANHALIHKHIAKKVGAHVMLDIENHHNFAWKETHVVNGAEREVIVHRKGATPAGEGVLGVIPGSMATPGYVVRGKGKPESLHSASHGAGRVMSRSKAKESFTWSAVKKQLAAAGVELLSAGIDEVPGVYKDIHGVMAAQTDLVEVLGKFQPRIVKMCPAGEQAED; translated from the coding sequence ATGAAAACTCAAGATCTCATCCGCCTCGGCGTGCCTCAGGGCGCGGCGCTCAAGTCTGGCATGGAATTCATCGCGAATTTCATCCGCCAGGGTGGTGAACCTGCGCGCCTCGAAGAAGAACTCGGCGCGATCATCGCCAAACCGGAATCGTTTCTCGGCGATCCGCTGCGCGAGGCGTTCGCGCGCGATCTTTATGCGCCTGCCTACAAGCAGCGCGATGTGCTCGCGCCTTGGGCGCAGTGGGGTTCGGGTCTTGATGCGGCTGCGGTGCAGCAGATGGCGAACGCGTGTGCGCTGCCGGTTGCGGTGGCGGGTGCGCTCATGCCGGATGCGCATGTCGGCTACGGACTGCCAATCGGCGGTGTGCTGGCCACGGAAAACTGCGTGATCCCTTACGCGGTCGGTGTGGACATCGCGTGCCGCATGCGTCTCACGGTTTACGACCGCAAGGCGAGCACCATCGCGGGCCAGAAGGACCGTCTCGCGAACATCCTGGAGGATGAAACGCGCTTTGGCATCGGTTCCACGTTCAAAGACCGTCGCAATCACGACGTGATGGACGAGGACTGGGATGTCTCGCCGATCACGCGACGTCACAAGGACAAGGCGTGGTCGCAGCTCGGGACGAGCGGCTCGGGTAACCACTTTGTGGAGTTCGGTTCGTTCACTGTGTCTGCTGAAGAGGCCGTCGCGCTGAAGGAATCCGGTTTCGACATCAATGCGGGCGAGTACATCGCGCTGCTCTCGCACAGCGGTTCGCGCGGTGCAGGTGCGCAGGTGTGCCAGCATTACAGCCGCATCGCGATGGACCGCCGTTACGATCTGCCGAAGGAGCTGAAGCACCTCGCGTGGCTCACCTTTGAGGAAGAAGCCGGTCAGGAATACTGGGCGGCGATGAACCTCATGGGCCGCTACGCTGCGGCGAATCACGCGCTCATCCACAAGCACATCGCGAAGAAAGTCGGCGCGCATGTCATGCTCGACATCGAGAACCATCACAACTTTGCCTGGAAGGAAACACACGTCGTGAACGGCGCGGAGCGCGAGGTCATCGTGCATCGCAAAGGCGCGACGCCGGCCGGCGAAGGTGTGCTTGGGGTGATCCCCGGCTCGATGGCGACGCCAGGCTATGTGGTGCGCGGCAAGGGGAAACCCGAGTCGCTCCACAGCGCCTCGCACGGTGCGGGCCGCGTGATGAGCCGCTCGAAGGCGAAGGAGAGCTTCACCTGGAGCGCGGTGAAGAAGCAGCTCGCCGCCGCCGGTGTGGAACTCCTCAGCGCAGGCATCGACGAGGTGCCTGGCGTTTACAAAGACATCCACGGCGTCATGGCCGCGCAAACCGACCTCGTCGAAGTCCTCGGCAAGTTCCAGCCCCGCATCGTGAAGATGTGCCCGGCGGGCGAGCAGGCGGAGGACTGA
- a CDS encoding nucleotidyltransferase domain-containing protein: MQNNEVFQRVRNALARLETERNVRVLYACESGSRAWGFASHDSDYDVRFLYVHPSDWYLSVEDRRDVIEEPLTDELDVSGWELRKALRLLRKSNPPLLEWLKSPVVYQHDTVFTREFGELSERFYSPRRCFAHYLHMAAGNWRHYLEGREQVSLKKYLYVFRPLLACRWIERSLGQVPMLFNELVESVLEEREPRDALNALVAHKQAGDELSVAPPDEALSRFVVQELQRLEALNEPEDVAGDVSALNSFFRRYALNGV; encoded by the coding sequence ATGCAAAACAACGAAGTATTCCAGCGCGTCCGCAACGCGCTCGCTCGTCTCGAAACCGAGCGGAACGTGCGCGTGCTCTACGCGTGTGAAAGCGGCAGCCGTGCGTGGGGATTCGCCTCACATGACAGTGATTACGACGTCCGGTTTCTTTATGTTCATCCAAGTGATTGGTATCTCTCAGTCGAAGATCGTCGAGACGTGATCGAGGAACCACTGACCGATGAACTGGATGTCAGCGGCTGGGAACTGCGCAAGGCGTTGCGACTGCTCCGCAAGAGCAATCCTCCGCTGCTCGAATGGCTGAAGTCGCCCGTTGTGTATCAGCACGACACTGTCTTCACCCGCGAGTTCGGTGAGCTCTCGGAGAGGTTCTATTCGCCTCGGCGATGCTTTGCGCACTACTTGCACATGGCGGCGGGCAACTGGCGTCATTACCTCGAAGGTCGCGAGCAGGTCAGCCTGAAGAAGTATCTCTACGTCTTCCGGCCTCTGCTCGCTTGCCGATGGATCGAGCGTTCGCTCGGTCAGGTGCCAATGCTCTTCAATGAGCTGGTCGAAAGTGTGCTCGAAGAACGCGAACCTCGCGACGCGCTCAACGCACTCGTGGCGCACAAGCAAGCTGGTGATGAACTCTCCGTCGCACCACCTGATGAAGCGCTTTCGCGCTTCGTTGTGCAGGAACTGCAGCGTCTGGAGGCTCTCAATGAGCCTGAGGATGTTGCAGGTGACGTGAGTGCCTTGAACAGCTTCTTCCGCCGCTATGCGCTGAACGGCGTCTAG
- a CDS encoding glycosyltransferase family 39 protein, whose product MLEAKTTTRRLEFLLLGGTLLFYIAVTLLSHRPDLIWDEGRYLWFAKNLTQGSYITPEKPDLINGPGYPLVLAGLLMVKTPLLGLRMFNAVFMALAAWFSFRSVLPYAGKRWALGVALVTALHPSLVRTAPFLMTEALAVCCIAGFAWAFTAALRAEKWNWLVILAAAFALAWLTLSRVFFGNVIMASMGFLVLFLPFWKSQRTALLRAFAVLALAFAMCAPWLAYTKAKTGDTLCWSTNGGELLYWATSTHEGENGHWFSEEDAQNKPELVANGHRDFYKANYYLPVKEREAALKKKALENIRANPKGVLKNWLCNWGRLIFGFPRSYQAEELIMLVLVAVNGPLLLVVLVAVFGGLKNWHRIPPELLLLTLMLFIYLGGTSLLPGLPRYTVVVWPWIGLGMAAVLARHLRLRLE is encoded by the coding sequence ATGCTTGAAGCGAAAACCACCACCCGACGCCTCGAATTCCTGCTGCTGGGCGGCACGCTGCTGTTTTACATCGCCGTCACGCTGTTGTCGCATCGCCCCGATCTGATCTGGGATGAGGGGCGTTACCTGTGGTTCGCGAAAAACCTCACGCAGGGCAGCTACATCACGCCGGAAAAGCCGGATCTCATCAATGGACCGGGCTATCCGCTCGTACTCGCCGGTCTGCTGATGGTGAAGACACCGCTGCTGGGTTTGCGGATGTTCAATGCCGTGTTCATGGCGCTGGCGGCATGGTTCAGTTTCCGTTCAGTGCTGCCCTATGCGGGAAAACGCTGGGCATTGGGCGTGGCGTTGGTCACGGCGTTGCATCCGAGTCTCGTGCGCACCGCACCATTTCTCATGACCGAGGCACTGGCGGTGTGCTGCATCGCCGGTTTTGCCTGGGCCTTCACGGCGGCTTTGCGGGCGGAGAAATGGAACTGGCTCGTGATTCTGGCCGCCGCATTCGCCCTGGCGTGGTTAACGTTGTCCCGCGTGTTCTTTGGCAATGTCATCATGGCGTCCATGGGCTTCCTCGTGCTGTTCCTGCCGTTTTGGAAAAGTCAGCGCACGGCATTGCTACGCGCTTTTGCCGTTCTGGCGCTGGCTTTCGCCATGTGCGCGCCGTGGCTGGCCTACACGAAAGCGAAGACCGGCGACACGCTCTGCTGGTCCACGAACGGCGGCGAGTTGCTCTACTGGGCCACCAGCACGCATGAGGGCGAAAACGGCCACTGGTTTTCCGAGGAGGATGCGCAGAACAAACCCGAACTCGTCGCCAACGGTCATCGCGACTTTTACAAAGCCAACTATTACCTGCCGGTGAAAGAACGTGAGGCCGCGTTGAAGAAGAAGGCGCTCGAAAACATCCGCGCCAACCCTAAAGGCGTGCTTAAAAACTGGCTGTGCAACTGGGGCCGCCTCATCTTCGGCTTTCCGCGTTCCTACCAGGCTGAGGAACTGATCATGCTTGTGCTCGTCGCCGTGAACGGCCCCCTGCTGCTCGTCGTGCTGGTGGCTGTGTTTGGCGGCTTAAAAAACTGGCACAGGATTCCTCCTGAACTCCTGTTGTTGACCCTCATGCTGTTTATCTACCTGGGCGGCACCAGCCTGCTCCCAGGATTGCCACGTTACACAGTGGTTGTCTGGCCGTGGATCGGGCTGGGTATGGCAGCGGTTTTGGCGCGTCATTTGAGATTGCGTTTGGAGTAG
- a CDS encoding HNH endonuclease encodes MNDILTKSTVLVLNRNWQAIGVKTPMEAFSMIASGAATALDIETGGHIRPVTWTEWLTLPVREGDNVIGTVKGPVRVPSVLVLAKFDKVPKKRPKFGVRGIWERDGGVCQYTGRKLRPHEGNIDHVVPLSRGGPTSWDNCVLADKRINSRKGSKLPEEAGLKLLRRPAVPRELPVTLLIRNTHQMRDWEMFLS; translated from the coding sequence ATGAACGACATCCTCACCAAATCCACCGTTCTCGTGCTCAACCGCAACTGGCAGGCCATCGGCGTCAAAACGCCCATGGAAGCCTTCAGCATGATCGCGAGCGGCGCAGCCACCGCGCTCGACATCGAAACAGGCGGACACATTCGTCCTGTGACATGGACGGAATGGCTGACGCTGCCCGTGCGCGAAGGCGACAACGTGATCGGCACCGTGAAAGGGCCGGTGCGCGTGCCATCCGTGCTCGTGCTCGCCAAATTCGACAAGGTGCCCAAAAAGCGCCCGAAATTCGGCGTGCGCGGCATCTGGGAACGTGATGGTGGCGTGTGCCAGTACACGGGCCGCAAGCTGCGCCCGCACGAAGGCAACATCGACCACGTCGTGCCGCTTTCGCGTGGCGGACCCACGTCGTGGGACAACTGCGTCCTCGCGGACAAGCGCATCAACAGCCGCAAAGGCTCCAAACTGCCTGAAGAGGCCGGTTTGAAGCTGCTGCGCCGTCCTGCGGTGCCGCGTGAGCTACCCGTGACGCTCCTGATCCGCAACACGCATCAAATGCGCGACTGGGAGATGTTCCTTTCGTAA
- a CDS encoding polysaccharide deacetylase family protein, translated as MKPAASISLDLDNLWSYLKTQGAPGWESFPSYLDMVVPRILDSLDRCGQRITFFIVGQDATIESNRAALKKIAEAGHEIANHSFMHEPWLHLYSREQLHEEIGGAENAIAAVTGKTTRGFRGPGFSTSPLVREVLAERGYAYDATIFPSALGPVSRLFFFLNSKLSTEEKAQRKGLYGKFSDAFGTLRPFAWENGLIELPVTTMPLLRLPMHTTYLMFLAQQSEFLAKLYWNTAVTLCRVRGVAPSLLLHPTDFLDVQDVPEMSFFPGMNVPVARKIALVEHTIRSLQRHWQPGTMSVHADTFAAAKTMPARLSTQTA; from the coding sequence ATGAAGCCTGCCGCCAGCATCTCGCTCGATCTCGACAATCTCTGGAGCTACCTGAAGACACAGGGCGCTCCGGGCTGGGAGAGCTTTCCGAGCTATCTGGACATGGTCGTGCCACGCATCCTCGACTCGCTCGATCGCTGCGGCCAGCGCATCACCTTCTTCATTGTCGGGCAGGACGCCACAATCGAATCGAACCGTGCCGCGTTGAAAAAAATCGCCGAGGCCGGACACGAGATCGCGAATCATTCGTTCATGCACGAGCCGTGGCTGCATCTCTACAGTCGTGAGCAGTTGCATGAGGAGATCGGCGGTGCGGAAAACGCCATCGCTGCGGTTACTGGCAAGACAACGCGTGGATTTCGCGGCCCAGGCTTCAGTACCTCGCCGCTTGTGCGCGAAGTGCTTGCGGAACGTGGCTATGCCTATGACGCCACCATTTTCCCGAGTGCGCTCGGCCCTGTCTCACGCTTGTTCTTTTTCTTGAATTCCAAGCTCTCCACTGAGGAGAAGGCGCAGCGCAAAGGTCTGTACGGCAAGTTCAGCGACGCCTTCGGCACGCTGCGTCCCTTCGCGTGGGAAAACGGCCTCATCGAGCTGCCTGTGACGACCATGCCGCTGCTGCGACTGCCGATGCACACGACCTATCTGATGTTCCTGGCGCAGCAATCGGAATTCCTCGCGAAGCTCTACTGGAACACCGCTGTCACCCTCTGCCGTGTGCGTGGTGTCGCACCTTCTTTGCTGTTGCATCCCACGGATTTTCTCGATGTGCAGGACGTGCCTGAGATGAGCTTCTTTCCCGGCATGAACGTGCCTGTGGCGAGAAAAATCGCCCTCGTTGAACACACGATCCGCAGCCTTCAGCGGCATTGGCAGCCCGGCACGATGAGCGTTCACGCCGACACCTTTGCCGCTGCGAAAACCATGCCAGCACGTCTTTCCACCCAGACCGCCTAA
- a CDS encoding HNH endonuclease yields the protein MNEVLTKTTVLVLNRHWQAIDSKTPIEAFSMMAAGNATALDILGTGDMRPVTWEGWLELEVRDGDNRIGTVHGPVRVPSVLVLARFDKVPKRRPKFCAKAIWERDGGVCQYTGRKLKPNEGNIDHIVPVSRGGASNWENCVLADRKINSRKGNKLPEEAGLKLLRRPAVPREVPVTHLIKNHHKVRDWEMFLSGGTGVFEV from the coding sequence ATGAATGAAGTGTTGACCAAAACGACCGTACTGGTGCTGAACCGGCACTGGCAGGCCATCGACTCGAAAACGCCCATCGAGGCTTTCAGCATGATGGCCGCAGGCAATGCCACGGCGCTGGACATTCTGGGCACTGGTGACATGCGACCCGTCACCTGGGAGGGCTGGCTGGAACTGGAAGTGCGTGATGGCGACAACCGCATAGGCACAGTGCATGGCCCGGTGCGGGTGCCTTCGGTGCTGGTGCTGGCCCGCTTCGACAAGGTGCCGAAGCGCCGCCCGAAATTCTGCGCGAAGGCAATCTGGGAACGTGATGGCGGTGTGTGTCAGTACACGGGTCGCAAGCTCAAGCCGAACGAAGGCAATATTGATCACATTGTGCCGGTGTCACGCGGTGGAGCGAGCAACTGGGAGAACTGCGTGCTGGCGGATCGCAAAATTAACAGCCGCAAAGGCAACAAGCTGCCCGAAGAGGCCGGTTTGAAGCTGTTGCGTCGTCCGGCGGTGCCGCGTGAGGTGCCGGTGACGCATCTCATCAAGAATCATCACAAGGTGCGTGATTGGGAGATGTTTCTGTCCGGCGGAACGGGTGTGTTTGAGGTTTGA
- the wecB gene encoding UDP-N-acetylglucosamine 2-epimerase (non-hydrolyzing), which yields MKLVAQSDSKPSKVLVCLGTRPELIKFAPMIKALENRGIDLVTVNTGQHTDLLQPLFELFGIRPQHNLESMVAGQSLNALGSRLLERLDPVLEAEKPDLVLVQGDTSSAVMGSMAAFNRRIPVGHLEAGLRSGNPLSPFPEEMNRRLVGQIAAYHFAATERNRRTLLDEGVVADSIHLVGNTVVDALRHTLKTTRPGKAVELMQQWAAGKRLVLVTTHRRENFGETMNQHLRALREFIESEPDLCMIFPVHPNPNVRAAVAAELEHHPRIRLTDPMGYCDFVHLLSQAWLIVSDSGGIQEEATALGKPMIVLRENTERPEAVECGVARLVGESPERLREMLRTALIDEVWHASANRSRDVFGDGQTGERICDLLFGARTANTAIESMRLAA from the coding sequence ATGAAATTAGTCGCTCAATCCGACTCCAAGCCCTCTAAAGTGCTCGTCTGCCTCGGCACACGTCCGGAACTCATCAAATTTGCGCCGATGATCAAGGCGCTGGAAAACCGGGGTATTGATCTCGTTACAGTAAACACCGGTCAGCACACGGATCTGCTCCAGCCGTTGTTCGAGCTGTTTGGCATCCGTCCGCAGCACAATCTGGAGTCGATGGTGGCCGGGCAGAGTCTGAACGCACTTGGCAGTCGGCTGCTGGAGCGGCTGGATCCTGTTTTGGAGGCGGAAAAGCCCGATCTGGTTCTCGTCCAAGGTGACACCTCCTCCGCCGTCATGGGTTCCATGGCCGCCTTCAACCGCCGTATTCCGGTGGGGCATCTGGAGGCCGGTCTGCGCTCAGGCAATCCGCTCAGTCCTTTCCCAGAGGAGATGAATCGTCGGCTGGTCGGCCAGATCGCTGCGTATCACTTCGCCGCCACGGAGCGCAATCGCCGCACGCTGCTGGATGAGGGCGTCGTCGCCGATTCGATCCATCTCGTGGGCAACACTGTTGTCGATGCATTGCGGCACACTTTGAAAACAACGCGCCCCGGCAAGGCGGTGGAACTGATGCAGCAGTGGGCGGCTGGTAAGCGCCTGGTGCTCGTGACCACGCACCGCCGCGAGAACTTCGGCGAGACGATGAACCAGCACCTGCGGGCGCTGCGTGAGTTCATCGAGAGCGAGCCGGATCTCTGCATGATTTTCCCGGTGCATCCGAATCCAAACGTACGCGCCGCCGTCGCCGCCGAACTGGAGCACCATCCGCGCATCCGCCTGACCGACCCGATGGGCTACTGCGACTTTGTACATCTGCTGTCACAAGCATGGCTCATCGTTTCCGATTCCGGCGGCATTCAGGAAGAAGCCACGGCGCTCGGCAAGCCGATGATCGTGCTGCGCGAAAACACCGAGCGCCCCGAAGCTGTGGAGTGCGGTGTGGCACGTCTGGTTGGCGAATCCCCCGAACGTTTGCGAGAAATGCTGCGCACCGCCTTGATCGACGAAGTCTGGCATGCCAGCGCGAACCGTTCCCGTGATGTGTTTGGCGACGGCCAGACCGGTGAGCGCATCTGCGACCTCCTTTTCGGAGCCAGAACGGCCAATACCGCCATCGAGTCGATGCGTCTTGCCGCTTGA
- a CDS encoding glycosyltransferase: MKTPTQVNEVAIVLPAYNEEKDLPTLLENIRATVGAMPFKYTVVVVDDGSKDRTAEIAREYAQTMPLKLVQHEVNKGLGEGIQTGLREGWLIGDAVIVMDSDNTHNPKYIQDMVKIIEAGDADVVIASRFQAGSVVQGVPFFRQVLSWGCFAMMKTLLPYRNVRDYSTGFRAYRSLTLGRLIKTSGPKFIEESSFACMLELLLSLRWVGARAVEIPYTLRYDLKVGVSKMRILRTIRRYFNVIGRYWAKDVLPQAEEPSLHELRAQFRAST, encoded by the coding sequence ATGAAGACACCGACCCAAGTCAACGAAGTCGCCATCGTTCTGCCCGCTTACAACGAGGAGAAAGATCTGCCCACGCTCCTCGAAAACATCCGCGCCACCGTGGGTGCTATGCCGTTCAAATACACCGTCGTTGTCGTCGATGATGGCTCCAAAGACCGCACGGCGGAGATCGCTCGTGAATATGCCCAAACGATGCCGCTCAAGCTCGTGCAGCATGAGGTGAACAAAGGTCTTGGCGAAGGAATTCAGACCGGCCTGCGGGAAGGCTGGCTCATCGGCGATGCCGTGATCGTCATGGACTCCGACAACACGCACAACCCCAAGTACATCCAGGACATGGTGAAGATCATCGAAGCCGGTGATGCCGATGTCGTCATCGCCTCACGCTTCCAGGCCGGCAGCGTCGTGCAGGGCGTGCCGTTCTTCCGCCAGGTGCTCAGTTGGGGCTGCTTTGCCATGATGAAGACGCTGCTGCCCTACCGCAACGTGCGCGACTACTCCACCGGCTTCCGCGCTTACCGCAGTCTCACGCTCGGTCGCCTCATCAAGACCTCCGGCCCCAAATTCATCGAGGAATCCAGCTTCGCCTGCATGCTTGAGCTGCTGCTGAGCCTGCGCTGGGTCGGCGCGCGCGCCGTCGAGATTCCCTACACGCTGCGTTACGATCTCAAGGTCGGCGTCAGCAAGATGCGCATCCTGCGCACCATCCGCCGCTACTTCAACGTCATCGGCCGCTACTGGGCCAAGGACGTGCTGCCACAGGCTGAAGAACCGTCGCTCCATGAGTTGCGTGCTCAGTTCCGTGCCAGCACGTAA